The proteins below come from a single Roseiflexus sp. RS-1 genomic window:
- a CDS encoding S1 RNA-binding domain-containing protein, with product MTDQERPVEERNELPGDLPAAAPGVAVVEAEAPPQQQAIESPSPPTAETTGDAGGRKADGGVASSPPTAETAGDAGGHAADEGVASSDGSEGEETDHADASPVTDDAGSASAAAPPAEEASYQAPAEETPGRPRRVKDLAPGMELEGRVTSIALYGIFVDIGVGRDGLVHISEMSDTRIESPSDLVKIGDTVKVRVKSVEPDGRRISLTMRTKERSAEPRSGRGKKKPEVDYEKLAALRVGDNVEGTVTGMAPFGVFVDIGVGKDGLVHVSELAEGRVEKAEDVVQVGQTYTFKVLEVDAAGARISLSLRRAQRGQKLQQLEKGQILEGTISGLAPFGAFVDIGVGRDGLVHISELSNTHVARVEDVVKVGDRVQVRVLDVDPQSKRISLSLRLEDTPRELPPREERPREERPREERPREERPRGERPRGEGRPPREERQSRRTGERLPETYRSADNEDDFSGNATIEDLMSKFGGSRRNERRRRQEDDDDMDDRHLRRQRDAIRRTLQQLDDE from the coding sequence ATGACCGATCAGGAGCGCCCCGTCGAAGAGCGAAATGAACTGCCGGGGGATCTGCCGGCTGCTGCACCAGGCGTGGCAGTGGTTGAGGCAGAAGCGCCTCCTCAGCAGCAAGCAATAGAATCGCCATCGCCCCCGACCGCCGAAACGACAGGTGACGCCGGGGGGCGCAAAGCGGACGGAGGTGTCGCGTCATCGCCCCCAACTGCCGAAACAGCAGGTGACGCCGGGGGGCATGCAGCGGATGAAGGCGTCGCATCGTCTGACGGCAGCGAAGGGGAGGAGACCGATCACGCTGACGCCTCGCCGGTGACGGACGACGCCGGGTCTGCAAGCGCGGCGGCGCCTCCCGCCGAAGAAGCGAGTTATCAGGCGCCGGCTGAGGAAACTCCGGGGCGACCACGACGGGTGAAAGACCTGGCGCCGGGTATGGAACTGGAAGGACGGGTGACGTCTATTGCATTGTATGGCATTTTTGTGGATATTGGCGTCGGGCGAGACGGTCTGGTGCATATTTCAGAAATGAGCGATACGCGGATCGAGTCACCCAGCGACCTGGTCAAGATTGGCGATACGGTCAAAGTACGGGTCAAAAGTGTTGAACCCGACGGGCGCCGTATCAGTCTGACGATGCGCACAAAAGAGCGCAGCGCCGAACCGCGCAGCGGCCGCGGCAAGAAGAAGCCGGAAGTCGATTACGAGAAGCTGGCTGCGCTGCGAGTCGGTGACAATGTTGAAGGGACGGTGACCGGGATGGCGCCGTTTGGCGTGTTCGTCGATATCGGCGTCGGCAAAGACGGTCTGGTGCATGTCTCGGAGCTGGCGGAAGGGCGTGTCGAAAAGGCGGAAGATGTGGTTCAGGTCGGGCAGACCTACACCTTCAAGGTGCTGGAAGTCGATGCAGCCGGCGCGCGGATCAGCCTGAGCCTGCGGCGGGCGCAGCGCGGGCAGAAACTCCAGCAACTGGAGAAGGGGCAGATTCTGGAAGGGACAATCAGCGGTCTGGCGCCGTTTGGTGCGTTCGTCGATATTGGCGTCGGGCGCGACGGTCTGGTGCACATCTCTGAACTGTCGAACACGCACGTGGCGCGGGTGGAGGATGTCGTCAAGGTTGGCGACAGGGTGCAGGTGCGGGTGCTCGACGTCGATCCGCAGAGCAAGCGCATCAGCCTGAGTCTGCGGTTGGAGGATACGCCGCGTGAGTTGCCGCCCCGCGAGGAACGTCCCCGCGAGGAGCGTCCCCGCGAGGAACGTCCCCGTGAGGAGCGTCCACGCGGGGAGCGTCCACGTGGGGAAGGGCGTCCGCCGCGTGAAGAACGCCAGTCGCGGCGCACTGGGGAACGCCTGCCTGAAACATACCGCTCGGCTGATAATGAAGACGATTTCAGCGGGAATGCAACCATCGAGGATTTGATGTCGAAGTTCGGCGGATCACGGCGCAACGAACGCCGTCGTCGCCAGGAAGATGACGATGATATGGACGATCGTCACCTTCGCCGTCAGCGCGATGCCATCCGGCGCACGTTGCAGCAACTCGATGATGAGTAG
- a CDS encoding vWA domain-containing protein — MPASTDADAASGGGDRGQGGKTFANDPMFQPHRIEGARDRLQRRSPGRRTRTRTTRKQGRYITSRPADRITDLALDATLRQAAPHQRRRREERSAAERKRRIIVHRSDLRQKVRVRKTRNAVCFVVDASWSMAAEERMRATKAAVLSLLRDAYQRRDRVGLVSFQRDYATLLLPLTNSVELAQRRLQQMPTGGKTPLSRGLLMGYEVLERARRQDPEVMPLLVLLTDGQANVAMGDLPPQAESYALADFIAAQSIPAVVIDTEHPIFERGLARQLAHHLKGRYYRLEDVQERGLADLVRAELRDHAR; from the coding sequence ATGCCTGCATCGACCGATGCTGACGCTGCTTCCGGTGGCGGTGACAGGGGGCAGGGCGGCAAGACATTCGCAAACGACCCGATGTTCCAGCCGCACAGGATCGAAGGCGCACGCGACCGATTGCAGCGCCGGTCGCCCGGCAGGCGTACACGCACCCGTACAACACGCAAGCAGGGACGCTACATCACCAGTCGTCCGGCGGATCGCATTACCGACCTGGCGCTGGATGCAACCCTGCGCCAGGCGGCGCCACATCAACGTCGTCGGCGGGAGGAGCGCAGCGCTGCGGAGCGCAAACGACGCATTATTGTCCATCGGAGCGACCTGCGCCAGAAGGTGCGGGTGCGGAAGACGCGCAACGCGGTCTGTTTCGTGGTCGATGCCAGCTGGAGCATGGCGGCGGAAGAGCGGATGCGCGCAACCAAAGCGGCAGTCCTGTCACTGTTGCGCGATGCCTATCAGCGGCGCGACCGGGTCGGTCTGGTCTCGTTCCAGCGTGATTATGCCACGCTGCTGCTGCCGCTGACCAACAGCGTCGAACTGGCGCAGCGCCGGTTGCAGCAGATGCCGACCGGCGGCAAAACGCCGCTCTCGCGCGGTCTGTTGATGGGGTACGAAGTGCTGGAGCGTGCGCGCCGTCAGGACCCGGAAGTGATGCCGCTGCTGGTGTTGCTGACCGATGGGCAGGCGAATGTAGCGATGGGCGACCTGCCGCCGCAGGCGGAAAGTTATGCGCTCGCCGATTTCATTGCAGCTCAGTCGATACCGGCGGTCGTGATCGATACCGAGCATCCGATCTTCGAGCGCGGGCTGGCGCGCCAGCTGGCGCATCACCTGAAGGGCAGGTACTACCGGCTCGAAGATGTGCAGGAACGCGGTCTCGCCGATCTGGTTCGAGCGGAGTTACGTGACCACGCGCGATAG
- a CDS encoding ATP-binding protein translates to MPSERPIYPFSALVGQERLKRALILNAINPRIGGVLIRGEKGTAKSTAVRGLARLLPHITVVADCPYSCPPDRPAMMCETCSARLRRGEELPVEERPTRLVELPVAASEDRVVGSLDLEHALTEGQRRFEPGLLAQANRGLLYVDEVNLLDDHLVDVLLDAAAMGVNTVEREGISVSHPARFILVGTMNPEEGELRPQLLDRFGLVVEISGLTDIAGRVEVIERRLAYESDPDAFVTQWQHEEDALAQRIIAARALLPAVTISRGDMAAVAALALELGVDGHRADLAILETARTHAAWAGRTRLTVEDIRLAAELALPHRMRRQPFTEVKLDEARVGQILERVKGEMGDEAPSAGNVKKKLTA, encoded by the coding sequence ATGCCATCAGAACGTCCAATCTACCCGTTTAGCGCGCTGGTCGGTCAGGAACGTCTCAAACGCGCGCTCATCTTGAATGCGATCAACCCGCGGATCGGCGGCGTTCTGATCCGTGGTGAAAAGGGCACTGCGAAATCGACCGCAGTGCGCGGGCTTGCCCGCCTCCTGCCGCACATTACCGTCGTTGCCGATTGCCCGTACAGTTGTCCGCCGGATCGCCCGGCAATGATGTGTGAGACGTGTAGTGCGCGATTGCGCCGTGGCGAGGAGTTGCCGGTTGAAGAACGTCCAACGCGCCTGGTTGAGTTGCCGGTCGCCGCATCGGAAGATCGCGTGGTCGGTTCGCTCGACCTTGAGCATGCGTTGACCGAAGGGCAGCGCCGTTTTGAACCAGGATTGCTCGCCCAGGCGAATCGCGGGCTGCTGTATGTGGACGAAGTGAATCTGCTCGATGATCACCTGGTCGATGTGTTGCTCGATGCTGCTGCAATGGGGGTCAACACGGTCGAACGCGAGGGCATCAGCGTCTCGCATCCGGCGCGCTTCATTCTGGTTGGCACCATGAACCCCGAAGAGGGGGAATTGCGCCCGCAGCTGCTCGACCGTTTCGGGTTGGTGGTCGAAATCAGCGGGCTGACCGATATTGCCGGGCGGGTGGAGGTCATCGAGCGTCGTCTGGCGTATGAGAGCGACCCCGACGCCTTTGTGACGCAGTGGCAGCATGAAGAAGATGCGCTGGCGCAACGTATCATTGCGGCGCGCGCCCTGCTGCCGGCAGTCACAATCTCGCGCGGCGATATGGCGGCGGTGGCGGCGCTGGCGCTCGAATTGGGCGTCGATGGACATCGCGCCGATCTTGCGATCCTTGAAACGGCACGCACGCACGCTGCCTGGGCGGGGCGCACCCGTCTGACGGTCGAGGATATCCGATTGGCGGCGGAACTGGCGCTGCCTCACCGGATGCGCCGCCAACCGTTTACCGAGGTCAAACTCGACGAAGCGCGCGTCGGGCAGATCCTGGAGCGTGTGAAGGGCGAGATGGGCGATGAAGCGCCATCCGCCGGGAACGTAAAAAAAAAGTTGACAGCCTGA
- a CDS encoding HEAT repeat domain-containing protein has product MDLAAHLRALASREHLSMRELRPLSGLGPDAYDALWETWQRIPVRRRTEIAHAMVELAEDNIDLDFTMMFRWLLDDADPEVRASAVEGLWECTDVPVMRRLLALLCDPADQVRAAAAMALGRFAYMAEIDELDEEYGRQVHDALLTLIHDASQPTEVRRRAIESAGYFAASNDVQRQIELAYASSDQLMRESALVAMGRSMLPRWLPIVSRELESPSPALRYEAARAAGEMADIARSLVARVVRLCSDADTEVALAAIWALGQIGGETARRTLQHISGSEDEARSQAAAEALDELTLEEGFFESEWRNN; this is encoded by the coding sequence ATGGATCTTGCTGCTCACCTGCGCGCCCTTGCGTCGCGCGAGCATCTTTCGATGCGTGAATTGCGCCCGCTCTCCGGGCTTGGTCCTGACGCCTACGATGCGCTGTGGGAAACATGGCAGCGCATCCCCGTCAGGCGGCGCACCGAAATCGCACATGCGATGGTCGAACTCGCCGAAGACAATATCGACCTCGATTTCACGATGATGTTTCGGTGGCTGCTTGATGATGCCGACCCGGAGGTTCGCGCCAGCGCCGTGGAAGGATTGTGGGAGTGTACGGACGTGCCGGTCATGCGGCGGTTGCTGGCGCTCCTGTGCGATCCCGCCGATCAGGTGCGCGCCGCCGCTGCTATGGCGCTCGGTCGCTTCGCCTATATGGCGGAGATCGATGAACTCGATGAGGAATACGGGCGACAGGTGCACGATGCGTTGCTGACGCTCATTCACGATGCGTCGCAACCGACGGAAGTGCGCCGTCGCGCTATCGAGAGCGCTGGCTATTTTGCCGCCAGCAACGATGTGCAGCGACAGATCGAACTGGCATATGCCAGTAGTGATCAGTTGATGCGCGAAAGTGCGCTGGTTGCCATGGGGCGCTCGATGTTGCCGCGCTGGCTGCCCATCGTCAGCCGTGAACTTGAGAGTCCGTCCCCGGCGCTTCGCTACGAAGCGGCGCGCGCAGCCGGCGAAATGGCGGATATCGCGCGCTCGCTGGTGGCGCGCGTTGTGCGCCTGTGCAGCGATGCGGATACTGAAGTGGCGCTGGCAGCGATCTGGGCGCTCGGCCAGATCGGCGGCGAAACGGCGCGGCGCACCCTGCAACATATCAGCGGCAGCGAAGACGAAGCGCGCAGTCAGGCAGCCGCCGAGGCGCTCGACGAATTGACGCTCGAAGAGGGCTTCTTCGAGAGCGAATGGCGGAACAACTAG
- a CDS encoding PIG-L deacetylase family protein, whose protein sequence is MNTRPTDLVNRVDLARYTRVYLSPHLDDAALSCGGTIAASPDRALVITLCTAPPSETNFNAVAVEFHAEWGLAPDEVLRVRRAEDAEAMTILGVDYVYADWLDAIYRMPEAYHSRATLYRHPLSDDPLLPQVRDLLALLIAHAPQATIYVPLGVGHHVDHLAVFESAVAFPPDRLAFYEDINYALLPGAVEQRLAEIGPTLVAEYLAFGASSFQKKIAAIAAYRSQMEALFGGTVAMEAAIAAYHAMLAQERDGYAERIWRIA, encoded by the coding sequence ATGAACACCCGTCCAACCGATCTTGTGAACCGCGTCGATCTGGCACGCTATACGCGGGTGTATCTCTCGCCGCACCTCGATGATGCGGCGCTCTCGTGCGGCGGAACGATTGCTGCGTCGCCAGACCGGGCGCTGGTCATCACGCTGTGCACAGCGCCCCCCTCTGAAACAAACTTCAATGCGGTAGCGGTCGAGTTTCACGCTGAGTGGGGGCTGGCGCCTGATGAGGTGCTGCGCGTTCGGCGGGCGGAGGATGCTGAAGCAATGACCATCCTCGGCGTCGATTATGTCTATGCCGACTGGCTCGACGCTATCTACCGCATGCCCGAGGCGTACCACAGTCGCGCCACCCTCTATCGCCATCCGCTGTCCGACGACCCGTTGCTGCCGCAGGTGCGCGACCTGCTTGCCCTGCTGATCGCGCACGCACCGCAGGCGACGATCTACGTGCCACTTGGCGTCGGTCATCACGTCGACCACCTGGCGGTCTTCGAGAGCGCGGTCGCCTTTCCGCCTGATCGCCTTGCGTTCTACGAAGATATCAACTATGCCCTGTTGCCTGGGGCTGTTGAACAGCGGTTGGCGGAGATCGGACCGACCCTTGTCGCCGAATATCTGGCGTTTGGTGCATCCTCATTCCAGAAGAAAATTGCGGCAATCGCCGCCTATCGCAGCCAGATGGAGGCGCTGTTCGGAGGAACTGTGGCAATGGAAGCGGCAATCGCTGCATACCACGCGATGCTGGCGCAGGAACGCGATGGGTATGCTGAACGCATATGGCGGATTGCGTGA
- a CDS encoding lipid II:glycine glycyltransferase FemX, with amino-acid sequence MADCVIERHPERVSLTVAMTVVTPDPAAWDAFVAAHPDGHLLQSSRWGALKGRFGWKPHLRAVVAGETIQAGALALEKQRLALSALYVPRGPLFSGDPSIDALLLDDMIRLGRRRRAVFVRIEPNITEDDPRAATLHSFLLDRALQPTPPIQPRSTIHLDLTPEPERLLAGMSKGHRADIKRALREGVEVREGGTPADLDAFYAIMQATSARAGFAIHSPAYYAAVLELFGDAVRLWLAEYRGAPVATAMTAVWGAMAIYLYSGSTTDGLQCGAQHAIQWRAIQWARARGAARYDFWGIPDAIGQAAGTADPAARARLDAAAQHDPLYGVYRFKKGFGGITTRYLPAYDQVGMPLLYALWRRHAIG; translated from the coding sequence ATGGCGGATTGCGTGATCGAGCGACATCCAGAACGCGTATCCCTAACCGTTGCGATGACGGTTGTCACTCCTGATCCGGCAGCCTGGGATGCTTTCGTGGCGGCGCATCCCGACGGTCATCTGCTGCAATCGTCGCGGTGGGGAGCGCTCAAGGGACGGTTTGGCTGGAAACCGCACCTGCGCGCAGTCGTTGCTGGCGAAACTATTCAGGCTGGCGCGCTGGCGCTGGAAAAACAGCGACTCGCGTTGAGCGCATTGTACGTCCCGCGCGGTCCGCTCTTCAGCGGCGACCCGTCCATCGATGCGCTGCTGCTCGACGATATGATCCGGTTGGGACGGCGTCGCCGCGCGGTCTTCGTGCGCATCGAGCCAAACATCACAGAAGACGACCCGCGCGCCGCTACACTGCATTCCTTCCTGCTAGACCGCGCGCTGCAACCGACGCCTCCCATTCAACCGCGCAGCACCATCCATCTCGACCTGACGCCGGAACCTGAACGTCTCCTGGCGGGAATGAGCAAAGGGCATCGCGCTGACATCAAACGCGCACTGCGCGAAGGGGTCGAGGTGCGCGAAGGCGGCACACCCGCCGATCTCGATGCGTTCTATGCCATCATGCAGGCAACGAGCGCACGCGCCGGGTTTGCCATTCACTCGCCCGCCTACTATGCGGCTGTCCTGGAACTCTTTGGCGATGCAGTGCGTTTATGGCTGGCGGAATATCGCGGTGCACCGGTGGCGACTGCGATGACGGCGGTATGGGGCGCGATGGCGATCTACCTGTACAGCGGTTCAACGACCGACGGGTTACAATGCGGCGCCCAGCATGCCATTCAGTGGCGCGCGATCCAGTGGGCGCGCGCGCGCGGCGCCGCACGGTACGACTTCTGGGGCATCCCCGACGCTATCGGGCAGGCTGCTGGAACTGCCGATCCAGCCGCGCGCGCGCGCCTCGACGCAGCAGCGCAGCACGACCCATTGTACGGCGTCTATCGCTTCAAAAAGGGATTTGGCGGCATCACAACCCGCTATCTGCCAGCATACGATCAGGTGGGCATGCCGCTGCTGTACGCACTCTGGCGACGGCATGCCATAGGGTAA
- a CDS encoding DUF2203 family protein, whose product MEPDENLTLDEARRLIAYLQSELERQRALNAEMRRAVADMARAFQESLARSHQAAMDGDLERVRQIVIENRRVWQDWLRQIIEAAGRKQ is encoded by the coding sequence ATGGAACCGGACGAGAACCTGACACTCGATGAGGCGCGCCGCCTGATTGCCTACCTGCAATCCGAACTGGAACGACAGCGCGCCCTGAACGCTGAGATGCGTCGCGCCGTCGCCGATATGGCGCGTGCGTTCCAGGAATCGCTGGCACGCTCGCACCAGGCGGCGATGGATGGCGACCTGGAACGGGTACGGCAGATCGTCATCGAAAACCGGCGCGTATGGCAGGACTGGTTACGTCAGATCATCGAAGCGGCGGGGAGGAAGCAATGA
- a CDS encoding HAD family hydrolase, which translates to MIRAVIFDMGGTLLQYPRPGNGAWREFEERGIRGLYRYLVAQGHPIADGEEAFVARMFERLAQGWEQATGGHINLRAVDWIAAGAADHDLDLPESTLIEAVHHYARPLRDGVSAMPGAAMALAELRARGIHTGLISNTIWPGDLHREDLMALGLWSSIEYAVFSGDLGIWKPRPQIFLHVLEHFGVSPAEAIFVGDSPKEDIRGAQQAGMRAFWVRSPEFPLPPDIHPDAIIENPGEIVPLLEASGQLPPRSSVSRKG; encoded by the coding sequence ATGATACGGGCAGTCATTTTCGATATGGGTGGAACACTGCTGCAATACCCGCGCCCTGGAAACGGCGCCTGGCGCGAGTTCGAGGAACGCGGCATTCGCGGACTGTACCGCTACCTGGTAGCGCAGGGACATCCAATCGCCGACGGAGAAGAAGCGTTCGTGGCGCGTATGTTCGAGCGCCTGGCGCAGGGATGGGAACAGGCGACCGGCGGACATATCAACCTGCGCGCGGTTGACTGGATTGCGGCCGGAGCGGCCGATCACGACCTGGATCTTCCGGAGAGCACACTGATCGAGGCAGTCCACCACTATGCCCGCCCCTTACGCGATGGCGTCTCCGCTATGCCCGGGGCGGCAATGGCGCTGGCGGAGTTGCGCGCGCGCGGCATTCATACCGGTCTGATCTCCAACACCATCTGGCCCGGCGACCTGCACCGCGAAGACCTGATGGCGCTGGGGCTGTGGTCATCCATCGAGTACGCCGTTTTTTCGGGCGACCTGGGCATCTGGAAGCCCCGCCCCCAGATTTTCCTCCATGTCCTCGAACATTTCGGCGTCAGTCCGGCAGAAGCCATCTTCGTCGGCGATAGCCCCAAAGAAGACATTCGCGGCGCACAACAGGCAGGTATGCGCGCCTTCTGGGTGCGCAGTCCCGAATTTCCGCTCCCGCCAGACATTCATCCTGATGCCATTATCGAAAACCCCGGCGAAATCGTGCCGCTACTCGAAGCCTCTGGTCAACTTCCGCCGCGCTCGAGCGTTTCTCGTAAAGGTTGA
- a CDS encoding M14 family metallopeptidase: MQDLTIGLSTQGRPITALRIGDGPMKLVIVGNTHGAPEANTYTLAAMLADHFRANPHEVPSAVRLYIIPTINPDGLALGTRFNARGIDLNRNMNTNLDVCPENDWRTRVFGAYGIISDTGGPYPDSEVESRVLRSFLLDAWGAMFLHSAAGNVFPAFCEHAPSIELAQTYATGAGYRYTRFWDAYTITGGMHDWAASLGIAAIVPELVTGDEPEFDENLAGIRAVLAAAEELLPAPEDRRENEVVVPALLWRYWKMHGGNDLFGAPLAPAVVEGGITRQVFERAVLELHPDQADTPYLVQVAPLGRTWTPPGGAAPTDDCAPPGCRRFAETPHAIRGSFAAFWERNGGLQTFGFPISDEFAAAGERRRMRQVFERAVFTQNDDGSIALEPLGWAFLVRERSLAPTAAHQVR; the protein is encoded by the coding sequence GTGCAGGACCTCACGATTGGTCTCTCCACCCAGGGGCGCCCGATCACCGCGCTGCGCATCGGCGACGGACCGATGAAACTGGTGATTGTCGGCAACACCCACGGCGCCCCAGAAGCCAACACCTACACCCTGGCTGCCATGCTCGCCGACCATTTTCGCGCCAATCCGCACGAGGTTCCATCCGCCGTGCGCCTCTATATCATCCCCACGATCAACCCCGATGGACTGGCGCTTGGCACACGCTTCAACGCACGCGGCATCGATCTCAACCGCAACATGAATACCAACCTTGACGTTTGCCCCGAAAATGACTGGCGCACCAGGGTGTTCGGCGCATACGGCATCATTTCCGACACCGGCGGACCATACCCCGACTCAGAGGTCGAAAGTCGGGTGCTGCGCAGTTTCCTGCTCGATGCCTGGGGTGCTATGTTCCTGCACTCTGCCGCTGGCAACGTTTTCCCCGCTTTCTGTGAACACGCGCCATCGATAGAACTGGCGCAGACGTATGCGACCGGCGCAGGCTATCGCTACACGCGCTTCTGGGACGCATACACCATTACCGGCGGCATGCACGATTGGGCGGCGAGTCTGGGGATTGCCGCGATCGTCCCCGAACTGGTCACCGGCGACGAACCGGAGTTCGACGAAAATCTGGCAGGCATCCGGGCAGTGCTGGCAGCCGCAGAGGAACTCCTGCCAGCCCCGGAAGACCGGCGCGAAAACGAGGTGGTTGTACCGGCGCTCCTCTGGCGTTACTGGAAGATGCATGGCGGGAACGATCTGTTCGGCGCGCCGCTGGCGCCAGCGGTTGTCGAGGGGGGCATCACGCGCCAGGTCTTCGAGCGTGCGGTACTGGAACTCCACCCCGATCAGGCGGACACGCCCTACCTGGTGCAGGTGGCGCCGCTTGGACGTACCTGGACGCCGCCGGGCGGCGCAGCGCCAACCGACGACTGCGCTCCGCCTGGATGTCGTCGTTTCGCAGAAACGCCCCACGCCATCCGTGGATCATTCGCCGCCTTCTGGGAACGCAACGGCGGATTGCAGACCTTTGGCTTCCCGATCAGCGACGAGTTTGCCGCCGCCGGTGAACGACGGCGTATGCGTCAGGTTTTCGAACGCGCAGTATTCACCCAAAACGACGACGGCAGCATCGCGCTCGAACCGCTGGGCTGGGCATTCCTGGTGCGCGAACGGTCACTTGCGCCGACGGCGGCGCATCAGGTGAGATGA